The following proteins come from a genomic window of Acetivibrio cellulolyticus CD2:
- a CDS encoding HD-GYP domain-containing protein yields MIKLEIFQLLEGMITAEPIKCPNTGSILLNSGSKLTTAIIESLKSRKIQIVSITDQYTLFVDPVDTMTKELGRLLEDGILKMAPDIPEANKSDKMVSVSKLARKIAKRIIENRNIVQYCVVMKLLDDCFLFKHAVNTCIISLLVAGAMDMVEATVEQVGTGALLHDIGLCEMPLVINTKQRNSQQESLWREHPTYGYYFAKEIGLSEEVAEIILNHHENWSGNGYPKGLSSQDIPIGARIVSICENYDRLLYHEGYPHYKALEYLLDERNKIFDGHIVQVFTNSLAVYPLGSMVRLSTGEVGVVVNVRKNLGPRPVVRIYYNRVNRPLTTPYDLDLDIKRNILIDKVL; encoded by the coding sequence ATGATCAAACTGGAAATATTCCAACTACTCGAAGGCATGATAACAGCAGAACCCATAAAATGCCCAAATACGGGAAGCATATTGCTAAATAGCGGTTCAAAGCTAACAACAGCAATAATTGAATCTCTTAAATCACGTAAAATTCAAATAGTCTCTATTACAGATCAATATACGTTATTTGTCGATCCTGTTGATACTATGACAAAAGAACTTGGAAGACTCCTTGAAGATGGGATATTAAAAATGGCTCCAGATATACCTGAAGCAAATAAATCAGATAAGATGGTAAGTGTATCAAAGTTGGCCAGAAAAATAGCAAAGAGAATTATTGAGAACAGAAATATTGTACAGTATTGTGTTGTAATGAAACTTTTAGATGATTGTTTTCTTTTTAAACATGCAGTAAACACATGTATTATTTCCCTTCTCGTTGCAGGCGCCATGGATATGGTTGAAGCAACTGTTGAACAGGTCGGGACAGGAGCCCTCTTGCATGACATAGGACTTTGTGAAATGCCTTTGGTTATAAACACCAAGCAGCGAAATAGTCAGCAGGAATCTCTATGGCGTGAGCACCCCACATATGGCTATTATTTTGCTAAGGAAATCGGTCTATCCGAAGAGGTTGCAGAAATTATTCTCAATCACCATGAAAATTGGAGCGGAAATGGCTATCCAAAAGGTCTATCTTCTCAAGACATTCCTATAGGAGCACGAATTGTATCAATATGCGAAAATTACGATCGTTTGCTTTATCATGAAGGCTATCCCCATTATAAGGCACTCGAATATCTTCTTGATGAACGAAATAAAATTTTTGACGGACACATAGTCCAAGTCTTTACGAATAGTCTGGCTGTATACCCATTAGGATCTATGGTACGTCTTTCAACCGGCGAGGTTGGAGTTGTTGTAAATGTCCGTAAAAATCTTGGCCCCCGCCCTGTTGTAAGAATCTACTATAACAGAGTAAATAGGCCTCTGACAACTCCGTATGACTTAGATTTGGATATAAAAAGGAATATATTAATCGATAAAGTCCTATAG